A part of Pseudoalteromonas arctica A 37-1-2 genomic DNA contains:
- a CDS encoding 2Fe-2S iron-sulfur cluster-binding protein has protein sequence MAKVIFITKTNDAVEVEGDSGSLMELASANGVAGIDGDCGGVCSCATCHIYLTPDDFKKVGTPDEIESDMLELDDNVTQYSRLCCQIEVSENIDGMTFRVAN, from the coding sequence ATGGCGAAAGTAATATTTATAACCAAAACAAACGATGCAGTTGAAGTAGAAGGCGACAGTGGCTCGCTAATGGAACTGGCATCAGCAAATGGTGTTGCTGGTATTGATGGTGATTGCGGCGGTGTATGTTCGTGTGCAACGTGTCATATTTACTTAACACCGGATGACTTTAAAAAAGTAGGCACACCCGATGAGATAGAAAGCGACATGCTAGAGCTGGACGATAACGTAACGCAATACAGCCGTTTATGTTGCCAAATTGAGGTGTCTGAAAATATTGATGGCATGACCTTCAGAGTAGCCAATTAA
- a CDS encoding FKBP-type peptidyl-prolyl cis-trans isomerase, translated as MSDNFTTDAEKASYGIGLQMGEQLKSNPFEGLNLNSVFEGMKDAYAGSAFQVEIPEIQAAFEKINEEIQARREEESKVLSAEGISFLEENAKRPEITVTESGLQYEVLATGEGEKPTAESTVRVDYHGTLINGTVFDSSYERGQPAEFPVGGVIKGWTEALQMMPVGTKWRIYVPHELAYGERGAGAAIAPFSTLVFDVELHEIIS; from the coding sequence ATGTCAGATAATTTTACTACAGATGCTGAAAAAGCAAGTTACGGTATTGGCTTACAAATGGGTGAGCAACTTAAGTCTAATCCTTTTGAAGGCTTAAACCTAAATTCAGTATTTGAAGGCATGAAAGATGCGTACGCTGGTAGCGCATTTCAAGTTGAGATCCCAGAGATCCAAGCTGCATTTGAAAAAATAAACGAAGAGATTCAAGCTCGTCGTGAAGAAGAGTCTAAAGTACTTTCTGCAGAAGGTATTTCATTCTTAGAAGAAAACGCAAAACGTCCTGAAATCACAGTAACTGAGTCTGGTCTTCAATACGAAGTACTAGCAACTGGCGAAGGCGAAAAGCCAACAGCTGAGTCTACAGTACGTGTTGATTACCACGGTACACTTATTAACGGTACTGTGTTTGATAGCTCATACGAGCGCGGTCAACCAGCTGAATTTCCAGTTGGTGGCGTGATCAAAGGCTGGACTGAAGCATTACAAATGATGCCTGTAGGTACTAAATGGCGTATCTACGTTCCTCATGAGCTTGCTTATGGTGAACGTGGCGCAGGTGCTGCAATCGCACCTTTCTCAACGCTTGTATTTGACGTTGAGCTACACGAAATCATTTCTTAA
- a CDS encoding mandelate racemase/muconate lactonizing enzyme family protein, whose product MKVSSQTIKSVKVEYYQIPLAEVLSDAKHGDHTHFEVITLHIITHDGYEGMGYTYTGGKGGRAIYSLLNDEIKPGLIGQSSMSIMAIWDKLQWELHYVGRGGLLSFAISAVDIALWDIKCKRLNAPLWQVAGGSCNQTKCYAGGIDLNFSQEKLLNNIGGYLQRGFNAVKIKVGKPNFKEDIERVAAVRDLIGEDKTLMVDANYSMSVEQAIRFAKSIEKYDITWFEEPTIPDDYKGFARIAQATSIPLAMGENLHTLHEFGYAIDQAKLGFLQPDASNIGGITGWLHVASMAYTHNLPICSHGMHELHVSLLASQPHAGFLEVHSFPIDEYTTRPLKLENGQACAPDIIGTGVEFDPQLMRTHLIKQS is encoded by the coding sequence ATGAAAGTATCATCACAAACAATTAAAAGTGTAAAAGTCGAGTATTACCAAATTCCGTTAGCTGAAGTGCTAAGTGATGCGAAGCACGGTGATCACACTCACTTTGAAGTTATTACACTGCATATTATAACTCATGATGGTTATGAGGGGATGGGGTATACCTACACTGGCGGTAAAGGTGGTCGTGCAATTTATTCACTTCTTAACGATGAAATTAAGCCTGGTCTAATTGGACAAAGTTCAATGTCTATCATGGCAATTTGGGACAAATTACAGTGGGAACTTCATTATGTTGGCCGTGGTGGTTTACTTAGTTTTGCCATATCTGCAGTCGATATAGCGCTGTGGGATATTAAATGTAAGCGTTTAAACGCGCCATTATGGCAAGTCGCGGGCGGTAGCTGTAATCAAACAAAATGTTATGCAGGTGGAATAGATTTAAACTTTAGCCAAGAAAAGCTGCTTAATAATATAGGTGGTTACCTGCAGCGTGGTTTTAATGCAGTAAAAATTAAAGTAGGTAAACCCAACTTTAAAGAAGACATAGAACGCGTAGCCGCAGTAAGAGATCTAATTGGCGAAGATAAAACGCTTATGGTAGATGCTAATTATTCAATGAGTGTCGAGCAAGCTATTCGTTTTGCCAAATCAATTGAAAAATACGACATTACTTGGTTTGAAGAACCTACCATACCTGATGATTACAAAGGCTTTGCTCGTATAGCGCAAGCTACTTCGATACCGCTTGCAATGGGTGAGAATTTACATACATTGCACGAATTTGGCTATGCGATTGACCAAGCTAAATTAGGTTTTTTACAACCAGATGCATCAAATATTGGTGGCATAACAGGGTGGTTACATGTAGCGAGTATGGCATATACCCATAATTTACCTATTTGTAGCCATGGCATGCATGAACTACATGTATCACTGTTGGCATCTCAGCCTCACGCTGGTTTTTTAGAAGTTCATTCATTCCCTATAGATGAATATACAACACGTCCTTTAAAGCTTGAAAATGGGCAAGCGTGCGCGCCAGATATAATTGGGACGGGTGTAGAATTTGACCCTCAACTAATGAGAACACATTTAATTAAACAGTCGTAA
- a CDS encoding helix-turn-helix transcriptional regulator — protein MKQPTIYCEPFCIKDGYDFEIHHVSYLQHDSYSCFMHFHQVHEFIFFEQIDGTYFYHQGESILSDFEAVFTPAMETHDFALNPRPKSWYIVQFMPERLNNQALQEFIELLKTGLHLSFSIEIQKRIHKLLAWMLSEFNENPKSKTCAQLFDSLITMVCEYGKSSLSKQQTSLSSSASFKKLAPVINELKTNNGLNLSLEQAAALCHLSPSYFSRVFKKHFREPYSDYLIQHKLYNAARLLGQSDVSVTDISYDLSFSSPSYFIKQFKHHFKVTPHQYRQQLRLK, from the coding sequence ATGAAGCAACCGACAATTTACTGTGAACCGTTTTGTATAAAAGACGGTTACGATTTCGAAATTCATCATGTAAGTTATCTTCAGCACGATAGCTATTCATGTTTTATGCACTTTCATCAGGTGCATGAATTTATATTTTTTGAACAAATTGACGGCACTTATTTTTATCATCAAGGTGAATCGATTCTTTCTGATTTTGAGGCCGTTTTTACACCCGCTATGGAAACCCACGACTTTGCTTTAAATCCGCGCCCTAAATCTTGGTATATTGTGCAATTTATGCCTGAACGCCTTAATAATCAGGCCTTACAAGAATTTATAGAATTACTAAAAACTGGTTTGCATTTAAGCTTTAGCATTGAAATACAAAAAAGGATTCATAAGTTGCTCGCTTGGATGCTTAGCGAATTTAACGAAAATCCTAAAAGTAAAACCTGTGCTCAACTGTTTGATAGCTTAATCACTATGGTGTGCGAATATGGTAAAAGCAGTTTATCTAAGCAGCAAACGTCATTAAGTAGCTCAGCAAGTTTTAAAAAGCTTGCTCCGGTAATTAATGAGCTTAAAACAAATAACGGCCTTAACCTGTCACTTGAGCAAGCCGCAGCCCTTTGCCATTTATCACCTTCGTATTTTTCAAGGGTATTTAAAAAGCACTTTAGAGAGCCTTATTCCGACTACCTGATTCAGCACAAGTTATATAATGCCGCACGGTTACTCGGGCAAAGTGATGTTTCGGTGACTGATATATCTTACGATTTAAGCTTTTCTAGCCCGTCGTATTTTATTAAGCAGTTTAAACATCACTTTAAAGTGACTCCGCATCAGTATCGACAGCAGTTACGCCTGAAATAA
- a CDS encoding TonB-dependent receptor, translating to MTKLTLISSAIFSVLCSQSALAATLTGKVMDDKNQPIKNASIHVHGKNQSVKSNDLGEFAIDIDANSQLHISKDNYIDSRIAVTESSNNLSVSLKPTSVETVVVYASALHKNSLEMISPVSVLSGDELRNKSKPTLGETLKGLPGVNASYFGPVSSSPIIRGLDGPRVKITQNGLDASDASRIGPDHATSSDSLAAEQIEVLRGPSTLLYGSGAIGGVVNVVDNRIPTSNIDELTGAAEYSHDTVSNSNTVAAKLETGNEGFNFHFDGTKRSGDDYQTPTFTIADDDGDVETESSVENTFIDSETLNFGTSYVGDHLTIGFSYGNIDTDYGIPGHEHHHDHEGETEEEHAEHEDEAAEEPVYAHLEQDRWQGLVSYALHNNWIETINLRVGYTDYSHSEIEDGEIGTTFKNKTTEARLNVEHKFADWHGMMGYHYSDSDYDAIGEEAFTPASVTTTNALYLLEEREFGDVTIELGARVEDYKIESQITAHEHSHDEVEIDHSDEETIGYNKSFTNLSASAGAIWQYKPGHSIATSISHSERAPLSAELLSNGLHIATGTYELGLGYNIEDNEAHFEPENIKQETSTNLDLSFRRFSGDFGYTVNFFYNDIKNFYFQENTGLVYDEEDGLESAIGAHDDAVAVYQFTSKDAELYGIEFDAHYQVTPSAMVKVFGDSTRAKLKDDEGNLPRIPANKLGSELQYDLGDLQLTLTGTHYFDQNDVTAFETKTDGYTLFDAQANYQLGLGSVDAQLYINVDNITDELGFVHSSFIKDKAPLPGRNFRFGVRGYF from the coding sequence ATGACAAAGTTAACATTAATCTCCTCTGCTATTTTTTCTGTTTTATGTTCTCAATCAGCTTTGGCTGCAACCCTTACTGGTAAAGTAATGGATGATAAAAATCAACCTATTAAAAATGCCTCTATCCATGTCCATGGCAAAAACCAAAGCGTTAAAAGTAATGATTTAGGCGAGTTTGCTATAGATATAGATGCAAACAGCCAATTACATATTAGTAAAGACAACTACATCGACTCTCGTATTGCTGTTACCGAATCTTCAAATAATCTGTCTGTGTCACTTAAACCAACATCGGTTGAAACAGTTGTTGTTTATGCCTCTGCACTTCATAAGAACAGCCTAGAAATGATATCGCCAGTAAGCGTGCTCTCAGGTGATGAATTAAGAAATAAATCTAAACCAACACTTGGCGAAACTCTTAAAGGTTTACCAGGCGTAAATGCAAGTTACTTTGGCCCTGTATCATCAAGCCCAATTATTCGTGGTTTAGATGGCCCTCGCGTTAAAATTACACAAAATGGATTAGATGCCAGCGATGCGTCGCGTATTGGCCCAGACCACGCGACATCAAGCGACAGCCTAGCGGCAGAGCAAATTGAAGTGTTGCGCGGTCCAAGTACCCTACTTTATGGCTCTGGTGCAATTGGTGGCGTTGTAAACGTGGTTGATAACCGTATTCCTACTAGCAATATCGACGAGCTTACAGGCGCTGCTGAATACAGCCACGATACGGTGTCAAATTCAAACACCGTAGCAGCAAAACTTGAAACAGGTAATGAAGGCTTTAACTTTCATTTTGATGGTACTAAGCGCAGCGGCGATGATTACCAAACACCGACCTTTACTATTGCCGACGATGATGGCGATGTTGAAACCGAAAGCTCGGTAGAAAATACTTTTATTGATAGCGAAACACTCAACTTTGGTACCAGCTATGTTGGCGATCACTTAACGATTGGTTTTTCTTACGGTAACATTGATACTGATTACGGTATTCCTGGGCATGAGCATCATCACGATCACGAAGGTGAAACTGAAGAAGAGCATGCAGAACATGAAGATGAAGCTGCTGAAGAGCCAGTTTACGCACATTTAGAGCAAGACCGCTGGCAAGGGCTTGTAAGTTACGCTCTTCATAATAACTGGATTGAAACCATCAACCTACGTGTTGGCTATACAGATTATTCACACAGCGAAATTGAAGATGGCGAAATTGGTACTACTTTTAAAAATAAAACGACTGAAGCACGTTTAAATGTAGAGCATAAGTTTGCTGATTGGCACGGAATGATGGGCTATCACTACAGCGATTCTGACTACGATGCAATTGGTGAAGAAGCATTTACACCCGCGAGTGTAACTACAACTAACGCATTATATTTACTAGAAGAGCGTGAATTTGGCGACGTGACAATAGAGCTTGGTGCACGTGTAGAAGATTACAAAATTGAAAGCCAAATCACGGCACACGAACATAGCCACGATGAAGTAGAAATAGATCATAGCGACGAAGAAACTATTGGATACAATAAAAGCTTTACCAATTTAAGCGCCTCTGCCGGTGCCATTTGGCAGTACAAGCCGGGTCATAGTATTGCGACAAGTATTTCTCATTCAGAACGAGCACCACTTTCGGCAGAGCTTTTATCAAATGGTTTACACATTGCAACTGGCACTTATGAGCTAGGTCTTGGTTACAACATTGAAGATAATGAAGCGCATTTTGAGCCAGAAAATATCAAGCAAGAAACTTCAACAAACCTAGATTTAAGCTTTAGGCGTTTTAGCGGTGATTTTGGTTACACCGTTAACTTTTTCTATAACGATATTAAAAACTTTTATTTCCAAGAAAATACGGGTTTAGTTTACGATGAAGAAGATGGTTTAGAATCAGCTATTGGTGCACATGACGATGCTGTTGCGGTTTATCAGTTTACAAGTAAAGACGCAGAGCTTTATGGAATTGAGTTTGACGCACATTACCAAGTAACCCCAAGCGCTATGGTTAAAGTATTTGGTGACTCAACTCGTGCAAAACTAAAAGACGACGAAGGCAATTTACCGCGCATCCCTGCCAATAAATTAGGCTCTGAGTTACAGTACGATTTAGGTGACTTACAACTAACACTGACGGGTACTCATTACTTTGATCAAAACGATGTAACTGCATTTGAAACAAAAACGGACGGCTATACGTTATTTGATGCACAAGCTAATTACCAATTAGGTTTAGGCAGTGTAGATGCACAGCTTTATATAAACGTGGATAACATTACTGATGAGTTAGGCTTTGTGCATAGCTCATTTATTAAAGATAAAGCCCCACTACCTGGCAGAAACTTCCGCTTTGGTGTTCGTGGTTATTTTTAA
- a CDS encoding cytochrome P450 — translation MMSKVTGISEFPDAFAQQRKVTGMGQMDDQNDPVNMILGLKDVRKAAHNCAVFQSGAKPGRIVIPSEVAIRETRQIPFEVDPPQHGGFRELLNPWFKRPLDECYQARLQTIIDETIENAFKAESFDVVSQFALPLQSKALTLLLNTSMDKAQTWIDWGTHVFRSEDSDLDGDKANILYNYIDEQIENAIAIPGDDLYSVLLNSQANGKKLSKEEVKGVMILTFAGGRDTVINAITNSIAYFSENISDLKRIDDEPEILNRAVEELIRYFSPLTQMGRVATQDTSVCEHAIKADTRVSLCWASANRDEKVFKNPNNVDFDRKVNPHISFGFSHHNCLGATHARQILRQLVLSLANKVAQIEAIKADENIEKLGEFSRKVGFNSLHVSFKSK, via the coding sequence ATGATGTCAAAAGTAACTGGTATTAGCGAGTTTCCCGATGCGTTTGCACAGCAACGAAAAGTAACAGGAATGGGTCAAATGGATGACCAAAACGATCCTGTAAATATGATCTTAGGCTTAAAAGATGTACGAAAAGCAGCGCATAATTGTGCTGTTTTTCAATCGGGTGCTAAACCTGGACGTATTGTAATTCCATCAGAAGTGGCAATACGTGAAACACGCCAAATTCCGTTTGAAGTAGACCCTCCTCAGCACGGTGGCTTTCGTGAATTATTAAACCCTTGGTTTAAACGCCCATTAGATGAATGTTACCAAGCGCGTTTACAAACCATTATTGATGAAACTATTGAAAACGCCTTTAAAGCAGAGTCGTTTGATGTGGTGTCACAATTTGCTTTACCACTTCAATCTAAAGCGTTAACGCTGTTACTTAATACCTCAATGGATAAAGCACAAACATGGATAGATTGGGGTACTCATGTATTTAGAAGTGAAGACAGTGACCTTGATGGCGATAAAGCCAATATTCTATACAACTACATTGATGAGCAAATAGAAAACGCCATTGCAATCCCGGGTGATGATTTATATTCAGTGCTTTTAAATTCACAGGCGAACGGTAAAAAGCTGAGTAAAGAAGAAGTAAAAGGTGTGATGATCCTCACCTTTGCAGGGGGGCGCGACACCGTTATAAACGCGATCACAAACTCTATTGCCTACTTTAGCGAAAACATCAGCGATTTAAAGCGTATTGATGATGAGCCTGAAATATTAAACAGGGCCGTAGAAGAACTAATTCGCTATTTTTCGCCGCTTACGCAAATGGGCCGTGTCGCTACGCAAGACACAAGTGTATGTGAGCACGCTATAAAAGCCGACACACGAGTTTCGTTATGTTGGGCGTCGGCTAATCGCGATGAAAAGGTATTCAAAAACCCTAACAATGTCGACTTCGATCGAAAAGTTAACCCGCATATTAGTTTTGGTTTTAGCCATCACAATTGTTTGGGCGCAACGCATGCCCGCCAAATTTTACGTCAACTAGTGTTATCGCTTGCTAATAAAGTTGCTCAAATAGAGGCAATAAAAGCAGATGAAAATATTGAAAAACTCGGTGAGTTTTCAAGAAAGGTTGGCTTTAACAGTCTGCACGTTAGCTTTAAATCAAAATAA
- a CDS encoding SMP-30/gluconolactonase/LRE family protein yields MLKIKYILSALCVLCLGVSAKQSNTLLFEQGPYKIFNEQALEVLNLNSHVKTLASGYTWLEGPVWINQGGYLLYSDIPNHQVYKYTPGKGASLYLAHSGYSNGLIVNKQNELVLLQSRSRVISKMKASLSVPKSKYLHIVSHFNTQKFNSPNDGAFNDDGTLYFSDPPYGLPNQLDDESKELNFQGVYSLKNTGELTLLDRDLIYPNGVALSADNKTLYVAASNANKPAWYQYHLNDSGAVISKSLFYELPSVTKHDKGLPDGLKVHKSGVIFATGPNGLWLFNKNAELLAQIEMPNISANLTFNQSQNRVYITAHTQLLALDLK; encoded by the coding sequence ATGCTAAAAATTAAATATATACTAAGCGCATTGTGTGTTTTATGTTTGGGTGTATCTGCTAAGCAAAGTAACACACTTTTATTCGAGCAAGGCCCCTACAAAATATTTAATGAGCAAGCGCTTGAAGTGCTTAACTTAAATAGCCATGTTAAAACCCTCGCCTCGGGTTATACTTGGCTAGAGGGGCCTGTTTGGATCAACCAAGGAGGGTATTTATTATATTCTGATATACCTAATCATCAGGTATATAAATACACTCCAGGCAAAGGAGCAAGTTTGTATTTAGCACACAGCGGCTATTCAAACGGTTTAATTGTGAATAAGCAAAATGAGCTTGTGCTTTTACAATCGCGCTCACGTGTAATATCAAAAATGAAGGCATCATTGAGTGTGCCTAAATCAAAATACTTACACATAGTTAGTCATTTCAATACGCAAAAATTTAACAGCCCTAATGATGGTGCTTTTAATGACGACGGCACGCTTTATTTTAGCGATCCCCCCTATGGTTTGCCCAATCAATTAGATGACGAAAGTAAAGAGCTTAATTTTCAGGGAGTATACTCACTTAAAAATACAGGGGAGCTTACCTTGCTAGATCGTGATCTTATTTATCCTAATGGGGTCGCATTATCAGCTGATAATAAAACCTTATATGTAGCAGCATCCAATGCAAATAAACCCGCATGGTATCAGTATCATTTAAACGATAGTGGGGCAGTGATAAGTAAATCATTATTTTATGAATTACCATCAGTAACTAAGCACGACAAAGGTTTACCGGATGGTTTAAAGGTACATAAAAGTGGGGTTATTTTTGCAACTGGACCTAACGGGTTATGGCTGTTTAATAAAAACGCTGAGCTATTAGCTCAAATTGAAATGCCAAATATTAGTGCTAATTTAACGTTTAATCAATCACAAAATCGCGTTTATATAACAGCGCATACGCAACTACTTGCACTTGATTTAAAATAA
- a CDS encoding Zn-dependent alcohol dehydrogenase — protein MYKAKAAIADGKGGFFFDTVNVGKPSAGEVKIKIKASGICHTDWDSIKTWNKKFIIGHEGAGTVVELGEGITEFTIGDKVILNWAIPCGECFQCQEGNLHICEVNSPVTGNGLCGHAGKQACEHNGNSLERSFHLGTMSEYTVVKAAAVIKIHSDIPFPSASIVGCGVMTGYGSVVNAAKVKAGSSVAVLGCGGVGLNAIQGAAISGAAKIIAIDLSPERLTQAKAFGATHTVLAKKYDPDLVHMINEVKALTNSRGADYAFECTAVPALGSAPLALIRSAGVAVQVSGIEQKIDFDCELFEWDKIYINPLYGQCNPKRDFAQILDLYDAKKLKLDELVTKTYSLDELQTGFDDMLAGRIAKGVVVFDD, from the coding sequence ATGTACAAGGCAAAAGCTGCAATTGCAGATGGAAAAGGCGGTTTTTTCTTCGATACCGTTAATGTCGGAAAACCAAGTGCTGGCGAAGTAAAAATTAAAATAAAAGCCTCAGGTATTTGTCATACAGATTGGGATTCAATTAAAACGTGGAATAAAAAATTTATCATTGGTCATGAAGGCGCAGGAACCGTTGTTGAGTTGGGCGAAGGTATAACGGAATTTACTATCGGCGATAAAGTAATACTAAATTGGGCAATTCCGTGTGGTGAGTGTTTCCAGTGCCAAGAGGGTAATTTACACATTTGTGAAGTAAATAGCCCCGTAACGGGCAATGGTTTATGCGGGCACGCAGGTAAACAAGCGTGTGAGCATAATGGCAATAGCTTAGAGCGCTCATTTCATTTAGGTACGATGAGCGAATACACCGTCGTTAAGGCTGCTGCAGTTATAAAAATACACAGTGACATTCCTTTTCCAAGTGCAAGTATTGTTGGTTGCGGCGTAATGACCGGTTATGGATCAGTAGTTAATGCAGCTAAAGTAAAAGCAGGTTCTTCAGTGGCCGTATTAGGCTGTGGAGGCGTAGGACTAAATGCAATACAAGGGGCTGCAATTTCAGGCGCCGCTAAAATAATAGCAATTGATTTGTCACCGGAGCGATTAACACAAGCTAAAGCATTTGGTGCTACACATACCGTACTTGCTAAAAAGTATGACCCTGATTTAGTTCACATGATAAACGAAGTTAAAGCGCTAACAAATAGTCGCGGAGCCGATTATGCCTTTGAGTGTACAGCAGTGCCGGCACTTGGTTCAGCGCCATTAGCATTAATACGCAGCGCGGGCGTTGCGGTGCAAGTGAGTGGCATTGAGCAAAAAATAGATTTTGATTGCGAACTATTTGAATGGGATAAAATTTATATAAATCCGCTCTACGGGCAATGTAATCCTAAGCGCGACTTTGCTCAAATACTAGACCTTTATGACGCAAAAAAGCTCAAGCTCGATGAGCTAGTCACAAAAACTTACTCGTTAGATGAGTTACAAACAGGCTTTGACGACATGCTAGCAGGGCGTATCGCTAAAGGTGTCGTCGTGTTTGATGATTAA
- a CDS encoding NAD(P)/FAD-dependent oxidoreductase has translation MQNTQLEPNSLQQSVVIIGASHGGVNFAFNLRQQGWLGKITLLDSDPELPYHRPPLSKKTLQSLEVKSIPLKVQKSYTDSHIDLCLGKRVTAINKDNKIVTLENNKHLAFDKLVIATGCSAFIPPITGLSETVDEYGTSQYFAMRTHSDAVAIKKALSASTNKEVVIIGGGYIGLESASSFIALGAKVTVIEKQEKILSRVTSSAMSDFLTDLHKAKGVDLQTAKDIVQIKHTNNKHYVQCSDGSEYPADFILIGVGVRLNTQLATDAELVVDQGIKVNDVCQTSHPDIYSIGDCTIHFNKIYNRWIRLESVQNAVDQAKVAAQFLAKNNTSAPALPWFWSDQYEYKLQIVGLSQGYNEIIKRQEAPGQFSLWYFNNDTLLCVEAVNYAKAYVLGTQAIKQGLKVNKQVLNNLTIALAKPQLFQA, from the coding sequence ATGCAAAACACACAATTAGAGCCAAACTCACTGCAGCAAAGCGTTGTTATTATTGGTGCAAGCCATGGCGGCGTTAACTTTGCATTTAACTTACGCCAGCAAGGTTGGCTGGGTAAAATTACATTACTCGATAGCGATCCTGAACTGCCATATCACAGGCCACCGCTGTCTAAAAAAACGCTGCAATCGTTAGAGGTAAAATCAATACCTTTAAAGGTGCAAAAATCCTACACAGATAGCCATATAGATTTATGTTTAGGTAAGCGTGTTACTGCAATTAATAAAGATAACAAAATAGTTACTCTTGAAAATAATAAGCATCTAGCATTTGATAAATTAGTAATCGCAACCGGTTGCTCAGCTTTTATTCCTCCAATTACAGGCCTTAGTGAAACTGTAGATGAATATGGCACCTCTCAATATTTCGCAATGCGAACACATAGTGATGCCGTAGCAATAAAAAAAGCGCTAAGTGCAAGCACTAACAAAGAAGTGGTGATTATTGGTGGAGGTTATATCGGCCTTGAATCGGCGTCATCCTTTATTGCACTTGGCGCTAAAGTAACGGTTATCGAAAAACAAGAAAAAATACTATCGCGAGTCACATCATCTGCTATGTCTGACTTTTTAACTGATTTACACAAAGCGAAGGGGGTAGACCTGCAAACAGCAAAAGATATTGTACAAATTAAGCACACAAACAATAAACATTATGTGCAATGTAGTGATGGTAGTGAGTATCCCGCCGATTTTATTTTAATTGGCGTAGGTGTAAGGCTAAATACACAACTTGCAACAGATGCTGAGCTGGTGGTTGATCAAGGCATAAAAGTAAATGACGTATGCCAAACATCACACCCTGATATCTACTCAATTGGTGATTGCACTATTCATTTTAATAAAATTTATAATCGTTGGATCAGACTTGAGTCGGTACAAAACGCAGTTGACCAAGCTAAAGTTGCTGCGCAGTTTTTAGCTAAAAATAATACGTCAGCTCCTGCACTCCCTTGGTTTTGGTCAGATCAATACGAATATAAATTACAAATAGTAGGTTTATCACAAGGCTATAACGAGATTATTAAGCGCCAAGAAGCTCCCGGTCAATTTTCACTTTGGTACTTTAATAACGACACACTGCTTTGTGTGGAAGCTGTTAATTATGCAAAGGCCTATGTACTTGGCACACAGGCTATTAAGCAAGGTTTAAAGGTAAACAAACAGGTATTGAACAATTTGACTATAGCACTTGCAAAGCCTCAGTTATTTCAGGCGTAA
- a CDS encoding alpha/beta hydrolase: protein MAIHRLEISNSSYTADNFVTLTAYSSHLKGRGDISIYQEATSNKNVPMIVLLHGVYGSHWVWSQLGGVHKVYQQLRSSGLNEFVLVMPSDGAHAEGSGYLPLKNADYEAWIVDDVISAVIQTQPMCSSSSNIYITGLSMGGYGALCLGAKHPTIFSGISAHSSITELDDFNHFVDEHTLKPLKKTTDKYKGDVFKTLSANKKTLPPLRFDCGKDDVLFSANTALAKKLVDENVPHTFDIFAGTHCWEYWHEHVAKTMIFFAQLESKTHTQLK from the coding sequence ATGGCAATTCATCGTTTAGAAATATCAAATAGCAGCTACACCGCTGATAACTTTGTAACGCTAACCGCGTATAGCAGCCACTTAAAAGGGCGAGGTGATATAAGCATTTACCAAGAAGCAACCAGTAATAAAAATGTACCTATGATTGTATTACTGCATGGTGTGTATGGTAGCCACTGGGTGTGGAGCCAGCTAGGGGGCGTACATAAAGTGTATCAGCAGCTTCGTAGCAGTGGCCTTAACGAGTTTGTATTAGTGATGCCATCAGATGGCGCGCACGCCGAGGGCAGCGGGTATTTGCCACTTAAAAATGCAGATTATGAAGCATGGATAGTTGATGATGTGATTAGCGCTGTTATTCAAACTCAACCAATGTGCTCGAGCTCATCAAATATTTATATTACGGGCCTTTCAATGGGAGGGTATGGAGCATTATGTTTAGGTGCAAAGCATCCAACTATTTTTAGCGGTATATCAGCGCATTCATCAATTACTGAGCTTGACGACTTTAATCACTTTGTTGATGAACACACTCTAAAGCCACTAAAAAAAACCACTGATAAGTACAAAGGCGACGTGTTTAAAACATTGAGCGCGAATAAAAAGACATTACCGCCACTGCGATTTGATTGCGGAAAAGACGATGTACTTTTTAGTGCTAATACTGCGCTTGCAAAAAAGCTAGTTGATGAAAATGTTCCTCATACGTTCGATATTTTTGCAGGCACCCATTGCTGGGAGTATTGGCACGAACATGTAGCTAAAACTATGATCTTTTTTGCTCAATTAGAAAGCAAAACTCACACACAATTAAAATAA